One Aneurinibacillus migulanus genomic region harbors:
- a CDS encoding sulfite reductase subunit alpha, with translation MQSTVVKKVPTTFSRTNPFQAKVLKNINLNGAGSSKETRHIELSLKGSDLSYVPGDCLGIIPENDPELVAALLEEMKWDAKMDVTINKQGDTLPLKEALTTHFEITLLTKKIIQQAAELTENEELQKLVSNENINQLKEYIDGRDLLDLLRDFGPWKASAQEIVSLLRKIPPRLYSIASSISANPEEVHLTIGAVRYTAHGRERKGVCSVLCAERLQEGDTLPVFIQQNKHFNLPESQDKDIIMVGPGTGIAPFRSFIQERAVNEATGRSWLFFGDQHVASDFLYQNELEKYQKDGVLTRLETAFSRDTAQKVYVQHKMLENSKELFEWIENGAYFYVCGDKQYMAKDVHNTLINIIEKEGVMTHEAAEAYLNDMQKQGRYQRDVY, from the coding sequence ATGCAATCTACTGTAGTCAAAAAAGTGCCAACAACATTTTCAAGGACAAATCCATTTCAAGCAAAAGTTCTTAAAAATATAAATTTAAATGGAGCTGGCTCTAGTAAAGAAACAAGGCATATCGAGTTATCGTTAAAAGGCTCTGACCTTTCCTATGTCCCAGGTGATTGCCTTGGTATTATCCCTGAAAATGATCCGGAACTAGTGGCTGCTCTTCTTGAGGAAATGAAATGGGATGCAAAAATGGATGTTACAATTAATAAGCAAGGTGATACACTCCCATTAAAAGAAGCGCTAACAACACACTTTGAAATTACGTTATTAACGAAAAAAATTATACAGCAGGCAGCGGAATTAACAGAAAACGAAGAGTTACAAAAGCTTGTATCGAATGAAAATATAAATCAACTGAAAGAATATATCGATGGGCGTGATTTGCTTGATTTGTTACGTGATTTTGGTCCATGGAAAGCTTCTGCCCAAGAGATCGTCTCTTTATTAAGAAAAATTCCACCACGGCTATATTCAATTGCAAGTAGCATTTCCGCTAATCCCGAGGAAGTGCATCTAACCATCGGTGCCGTACGCTACACGGCTCACGGACGCGAACGAAAAGGTGTTTGTTCTGTTTTATGTGCTGAACGTCTTCAAGAGGGAGATACGCTTCCAGTATTTATTCAACAAAATAAACATTTTAATCTACCAGAGTCTCAAGATAAAGATATTATTATGGTTGGTCCAGGGACAGGCATTGCACCATTCCGTTCCTTTATCCAGGAACGTGCAGTGAATGAAGCAACAGGTAGATCATGGCTATTTTTTGGAGACCAGCATGTAGCGTCGGATTTCCTTTATCAAAACGAGTTAGAAAAATATCAAAAAGATGGGGTATTAACAAGATTAGAGACTGCGTTCTCTCGTGATACGGCGCAAAAAGTATATGTACAGCATAAAATGCTTGAAAACAGCAAAGAATTGTTTGAGTGGATAGAAAATGGAGCATATTTCTACGTTTGTGGAGATAAGCAATATATGGCGAAAGACGTCCACAACACGCTTATTAACATTATTGAAAAAGAAGGTGTGATGACCCATGAAGCGGCCGAAGCATATCTAAATGATATGCAGAAGCAAGGGCGTTACCAACGTGATGTGTATTAA
- a CDS encoding helix-turn-helix transcriptional regulator translates to MLFVPGKCLLSARRKKAGMTQKQLAKKIKKTAQRISDYENDRMKMSLAVCKSVSFHLDCSIEDLYEWEIVESIPRSYRQENE, encoded by the coding sequence ATGCTTTTCGTTCCCGGAAAGTGTCTGTTAAGTGCGCGACGAAAGAAAGCTGGAATGACACAAAAGCAACTTGCAAAAAAGATCAAGAAAACAGCTCAACGGATTTCAGACTATGAAAACGATCGAATGAAAATGTCGTTGGCTGTTTGTAAAAGCGTATCTTTCCATTTAGACTGTTCAATCGAAGACTTATATGAGTGGGAAATAGTTGAATCAATACCGCGTTCTTACAGACAGGAAAATGAGTAG
- a CDS encoding aspartyl-phosphate phosphatase Spo0E family protein, which produces MNDKEELLYLIEISRKVLIELAQQYNYNFQHPEVLAASQKLDELLLKAAFFSEVPPN; this is translated from the coding sequence ATGAATGATAAGGAAGAATTGCTGTACTTAATTGAAATAAGTAGAAAAGTATTGATAGAGCTTGCCCAACAATATAATTATAATTTCCAGCATCCCGAAGTGCTCGCAGCCAGTCAGAAATTGGACGAGCTGCTTTTGAAAGCTGCGTTCTTTTCTGAAGTACCACCAAACTGA
- a CDS encoding cytochrome P450, with translation MPSVSKVGERLGLNPLSPPFLENPYPFYHELRATSPVHWLSSVQPEGWFITGYKEAAAILKDARFEKRMRIPQISQAYEPLVQIQKNMMLFQNPPDHTRLRTLTNKALSPFITGSLQLYIEETAQELLAQVKEAGTMDLISDFAFPLPVLVIAKLLGVPAEDRAQFREWASVMVRTIDLSRTATTLSAGGEMAHKLIDYFHCLFTQRRKHPQDDVISALLAVREQEDKMNEEELVATCILLLVAGHETTVNLVGNGMLALLRHPDQLHKLREAPALISTAVEEFLRYESPTQMTVRFAAEDVEIGNVLIRKDEQMYIVLGAANRDPSVFPKPDQLDITRNPNPHLAFGAGIHFCLGALLARMEARIAINTLLHQLPYLHLESVTPQWRDLVGFRGLQSLPISFME, from the coding sequence ATGCCTTCAGTCTCAAAAGTAGGAGAACGTCTTGGACTCAATCCATTATCTCCTCCATTTCTGGAAAATCCTTATCCGTTCTATCACGAACTTCGTGCGACCAGCCCCGTTCACTGGTTATCCTCAGTACAGCCGGAAGGATGGTTTATTACGGGCTACAAGGAAGCTGCAGCGATCCTGAAAGATGCCCGTTTCGAGAAACGGATGCGTATTCCACAAATTTCGCAAGCATACGAGCCGCTTGTCCAGATCCAAAAAAATATGATGCTGTTTCAAAATCCGCCGGATCACACGAGATTGCGTACACTAACCAATAAGGCGTTATCTCCTTTTATTACCGGGAGCCTACAGCTGTATATTGAAGAAACCGCCCAAGAACTACTGGCACAAGTAAAAGAAGCGGGAACGATGGACCTCATTTCTGACTTCGCTTTTCCTCTGCCTGTCCTTGTCATTGCCAAACTGTTAGGTGTACCGGCAGAAGATCGTGCACAATTTAGAGAATGGGCAAGCGTGATGGTGCGCACTATTGATTTGTCCCGAACTGCAACAACACTTTCTGCAGGCGGAGAAATGGCGCATAAGCTAATAGACTATTTCCACTGCCTTTTCACACAGCGACGTAAGCACCCCCAAGACGATGTCATTAGTGCTCTTCTGGCAGTCCGTGAACAAGAGGATAAGATGAATGAAGAAGAGCTGGTCGCTACATGCATTCTCCTGCTTGTTGCCGGTCATGAGACCACGGTCAACCTCGTTGGAAACGGTATGCTCGCTCTACTTCGGCATCCTGACCAGCTTCACAAGCTGCGGGAGGCGCCAGCTTTGATTTCTACTGCGGTCGAGGAATTTTTGCGATATGAAAGCCCGACTCAAATGACCGTTCGTTTTGCAGCGGAAGATGTAGAAATCGGTAACGTTCTCATTCGAAAAGATGAACAAATGTATATTGTATTGGGTGCTGCAAACCGTGATCCGTCCGTATTTCCCAAACCGGATCAGTTAGACATTACACGTAACCCGAATCCTCATCTAGCGTTCGGTGCCGGGATTCATTTTTGTTTGGGCGCTTTGCTAGCAAGAATGGAAGCCAGAATTGCTATCAACACCCTTTTGCATCAGTTACCTTACCTACATCTGGAGTCAGTAACGCCGCAATGGAGAGATCTGGTTGGCTTTCGTGGACTACAATCGCTTCCGATCTCTTTTATGGAATAG
- a CDS encoding TetR/AcrR family transcriptional regulator translates to MTPRTKEQNEAIRKQRIYQIRNTAAEVYLEKGMNMEMGDIAKKAGLGRGTVYHYYNNKISLIEDLLIEAFEEAKKTTVETLNTHEPPLIRLEQYAKRQLGSWVQQPFVFILFKNLFQSEPIPIQNYNELLKNFHTYLYNPVTQAIEEGIHSGQFISIESGTIVKLFFGTLIGTATSYIGKNDDSDETDNANWINDVITVLFKGLKA, encoded by the coding sequence ATGACTCCTCGTACAAAAGAACAAAATGAAGCTATCCGAAAACAGCGTATTTATCAAATCCGTAATACAGCCGCGGAAGTTTATTTAGAAAAAGGCATGAATATGGAAATGGGTGATATTGCCAAAAAGGCCGGGTTAGGTCGAGGAACGGTATATCACTATTACAACAACAAGATAAGCCTGATTGAGGATTTACTAATTGAGGCGTTTGAAGAAGCCAAAAAAACTACAGTCGAGACGTTGAACACACATGAACCACCATTGATTCGATTGGAACAATACGCAAAACGCCAGCTTGGAAGTTGGGTTCAACAACCTTTTGTATTTATCTTATTTAAAAATTTGTTTCAATCTGAACCTATTCCTATACAGAATTATAATGAGCTGCTAAAAAATTTCCATACGTACTTGTATAATCCTGTTACCCAGGCAATAGAAGAAGGGATTCATTCCGGTCAGTTCATCTCAATTGAATCAGGAACGATTGTAAAACTCTTCTTTGGAACTTTGATTGGAACTGCAACCTCTTATATCGGAAAAAATGATGATTCGGATGAAACGGATAATGCGAACTGGATTAATGATGTTATTACTGTACTGTTTAAAGGTTTGAAAGCTTAA
- the map gene encoding type I methionyl aminopeptidase has translation MITIKSEREIRKMLEAGKILAACHKEIAKMIKPGITTLEIDNFVERYLAKFGATPEQKGFNGYQYATCASVNDEICHGFPDHKPLKDGDIVTIDFVVNLHGGLADSAWTHTVGTISDDANRLLKITKESMYKGIEQALVGNRIGDIGYAIQTFVEAEGFSVVRDFTGHGIGETLHEDPPVPHYGKPGKGPRLKDGMVITIEPMVNLGSWHSKMDANGWTARTIDGKLSAQYEHTIAITKNGPLILTEQE, from the coding sequence ATGATTACGATAAAAAGCGAACGAGAAATCAGAAAGATGCTTGAAGCAGGAAAAATTTTAGCTGCTTGTCACAAAGAAATTGCGAAAATGATCAAACCAGGTATCACTACATTAGAAATCGATAATTTTGTTGAAAGGTATTTAGCTAAATTCGGTGCAACACCTGAGCAAAAAGGGTTTAATGGTTATCAGTATGCTACCTGTGCCTCTGTTAATGATGAGATTTGTCATGGATTTCCCGATCATAAACCACTTAAAGACGGCGATATTGTAACTATTGATTTTGTTGTTAACTTACATGGTGGTCTAGCTGATTCAGCTTGGACTCATACAGTAGGTACTATTTCTGATGACGCGAACCGTTTACTAAAAATCACCAAAGAATCTATGTACAAAGGTATTGAGCAGGCGCTGGTTGGAAACCGGATAGGAGACATTGGTTATGCGATACAAACATTCGTTGAAGCCGAAGGTTTTTCTGTGGTAAGAGATTTTACTGGACATGGCATAGGCGAAACTTTACATGAGGACCCTCCTGTTCCTCATTATGGTAAACCAGGTAAAGGGCCCAGATTGAAAGATGGAATGGTCATAACCATAGAGCCAATGGTTAACCTGGGTTCCTGGCATTCCAAAATGGACGCAAATGGATGGACAGCGAGAACAATTGATGGTAAACTTTCGGCACAATATGAACATACAATTGCTATTACGAAGAATGGACCGTTAATTTTGACCGAACAGGAGTAA
- a CDS encoding CapA family protein has product MNRLQLLCIQIILSISLCGAVTYAVLLGYKKDNTVQTVKPSSIAGEVNDAAPKPDKGEPEQRPAALLPESSSLSEQLKTITVSAAGDVTIGTDESFPYPNSFNHELKKNGYPFFSQNVKDIFSKDDLTIVNLETTLTEAKEKARKQFRFKGAPENARILRMGSIEAVNVANNHTHDYLQRGYEDTINNLKKYNVGFFGYDHTYMTNIKGVKVGALGYEGWDNTVALRTQIYNNITQLRAKGARIVIVSFHWGVERSNYPNSTQMALGRYAIDSGADLVLGHHPHVIQGIEEYKGKYIVYSLGNFIFGGNRNPTDKDTFIFQQTFHVRNGEVVEKKECKVIPASISSVKERNNYQPTPLKGQEAERVLSRIKKYSKHLQMDWSSVQQSL; this is encoded by the coding sequence TTGAATCGCCTGCAGTTATTATGTATACAGATCATTTTATCGATATCTTTATGTGGAGCAGTAACGTATGCTGTGTTGCTAGGCTATAAAAAAGATAATACGGTACAGACAGTGAAACCTTCGAGTATAGCAGGGGAGGTGAACGACGCTGCACCGAAACCGGATAAAGGAGAACCGGAGCAAAGGCCGGCTGCTCTTTTACCTGAAAGCAGTTCGCTAAGCGAACAGTTAAAAACAATTACTGTTAGCGCTGCTGGTGATGTAACGATCGGAACCGATGAAAGCTTCCCGTACCCTAATAGTTTTAATCATGAATTAAAGAAAAACGGGTATCCTTTCTTTTCGCAAAATGTAAAGGACATTTTCAGTAAAGATGATCTTACCATTGTGAATCTAGAAACTACACTTACCGAAGCAAAGGAAAAGGCGAGAAAGCAATTCCGGTTCAAGGGGGCACCAGAAAACGCCCGGATATTGCGTATGGGAAGTATTGAGGCAGTAAATGTTGCAAATAATCATACACATGACTATTTACAGCGGGGATATGAGGATACTATCAACAATCTGAAAAAGTATAACGTAGGGTTTTTCGGTTATGATCATACATATATGACTAATATTAAAGGCGTTAAGGTCGGAGCTTTAGGTTATGAAGGATGGGACAATACGGTTGCTCTTCGCACACAAATCTATAATAATATTACACAGCTTCGGGCTAAAGGGGCACGTATTGTTATCGTCAGTTTTCATTGGGGAGTGGAACGTAGCAATTATCCGAATAGCACGCAGATGGCGCTTGGCCGATATGCGATAGACAGCGGAGCTGATTTGGTGCTAGGTCATCATCCACATGTTATCCAAGGAATAGAAGAATATAAAGGTAAGTATATCGTCTATAGTCTTGGTAATTTTATATTCGGTGGAAATCGCAATCCAACGGATAAAGATACGTTTATATTTCAGCAGACGTTTCATGTCAGGAATGGGGAAGTTGTTGAAAAAAAGGAGTGCAAGGTCATTCCGGCATCGATTTCTTCTGTTAAAGAACGGAATAATTATCAGCCCACCCCGCTTAAGGGACAGGAGGCAGAGCGTGTGCTTTCCCGCATAAAAAAATACAGTAAGCATCTTCAGATGGACTGGAGTTCTGTGCAGCAATCGTTATAA
- a CDS encoding anthranilate phosphoribosyltransferase, whose product MRELLKEVARGKKGAKNLSYEQALQGAKMILSGESTPAQTAAFFVAERIKMETADELLAFVEALREHSLKHSIPGSVDCAGPYDGRKKSFFANFPAAFVTAACGVPVTLHGGDSLPPKWGITLSDILHTLSIQAQGHKQAFIEASRKTGVLYVHAETWNDNLAHLRPLREELGFRTMLNTVEKLLRYSDAPYMAVGVFHGTVFEKMADMMTRLGVERGIVIQGMEGSEDVPVHQRTRTLLVNRGTHELFIVDPETLGLQAEIPELEWSPKTHADIALDVLRNEASLPFLNLVLLNSAIRLWVANKVPSIEIGIEAAGVALTEGHALKKFEAWKNTVQQHQAL is encoded by the coding sequence ATGAGAGAGTTACTAAAGGAAGTTGCCCGCGGAAAAAAAGGAGCTAAAAATCTATCTTATGAACAGGCTTTACAAGGTGCGAAAATGATTCTATCCGGAGAATCCACTCCGGCACAGACTGCTGCATTTTTTGTAGCAGAGCGCATTAAGATGGAAACTGCTGACGAGTTGCTAGCGTTCGTTGAAGCGTTGAGAGAACATAGTCTCAAACACTCGATACCTGGAAGCGTAGACTGTGCGGGGCCATACGATGGCAGGAAAAAATCATTCTTCGCCAATTTTCCAGCTGCATTCGTAACGGCTGCATGCGGCGTACCGGTTACTCTACACGGCGGAGACTCTTTGCCTCCTAAGTGGGGAATTACCCTCTCTGATATTCTCCATACTCTTAGCATACAAGCCCAAGGACACAAACAAGCCTTCATTGAAGCATCCCGTAAGACTGGCGTATTATATGTCCATGCTGAAACCTGGAACGATAATCTGGCACATTTACGCCCACTGCGTGAGGAACTGGGCTTTCGAACAATGTTAAACACAGTTGAGAAATTATTACGTTACTCTGATGCCCCTTATATGGCAGTCGGAGTATTTCACGGTACAGTATTTGAAAAAATGGCCGATATGATGACGCGATTAGGTGTAGAACGCGGCATTGTTATCCAGGGCATGGAGGGCTCAGAGGATGTGCCCGTACACCAACGTACCCGTACACTATTAGTGAACAGAGGAACACATGAATTGTTTATCGTCGATCCGGAAACCTTGGGCCTGCAAGCCGAGATACCTGAGCTGGAATGGTCCCCGAAGACGCATGCGGATATCGCTCTTGACGTTCTAAGAAATGAAGCTTCCCTGCCATTCCTAAATCTTGTACTACTTAATAGTGCCATTCGCCTGTGGGTAGCGAACAAGGTTCCTTCAATCGAAATTGGAATCGAGGCTGCGGGAGTCGCGTTGACAGAAGGACACGCCCTAAAAAAATTTGAAGCGTGGAAAAATACTGTGCAACAGCATCAAGCTCTTTAA
- a CDS encoding vanadium-dependent haloperoxidase — protein sequence MKKKQHPGGKACQGKTENTNVKRKSPCEIGPIDAQERRQKAYHIRQKAAYLQKKLPHTDHPCNGDEDLFSNKIGNYSKGLSHNPLGVVDPKAYKAFIHALKTGKPDDFERIPLGGVVKFANPQAAYAFDLAGPDSHHLGIIAPPPFSSAWEASEMAELYWQALTRDVPFADYGTNTLTIMAASDLSAFSKFKGPKVSGVVTTDTLFRGNTPGDLIGPYISQFLWKDIPFGATTIVQRYRTTVADDDHMTSYEDWLNIQNGLSPATKNVFDSTPRYIRNGRDLGEWVHWDFTYQGLLATCLILLSFGGAALDRANPYLLSRTQGGFITFGAPHILDLVARAARTALEAAWFQKFLIHRRLRPEEFGGHVHNHLTGAASYPINTELLHSQAVSQVFNKFGTYLLPMAYPEGCPTHPAYPSGHACIAGAAVTMLKAFFDELFVIPNPVVACSNGLSLLPYSDSSLTIGGELNKLAANIALGRDTAGVHWRSDGIEGLKLGEKVAIGILQDYKSTFNEDFDGFSLTKFNGTTIKIK from the coding sequence ATGAAAAAAAAGCAACATCCTGGGGGCAAAGCCTGTCAAGGAAAGACGGAAAACACAAATGTAAAACGTAAGAGTCCCTGTGAAATTGGTCCTATAGATGCGCAGGAGCGTCGCCAAAAAGCTTATCATATTCGTCAGAAAGCAGCCTATTTGCAAAAGAAGCTTCCTCATACCGATCATCCATGTAATGGCGACGAAGATTTATTCTCAAATAAAATCGGCAACTATTCTAAAGGATTGTCACACAATCCTTTAGGTGTGGTTGATCCTAAAGCCTATAAAGCTTTCATTCACGCATTAAAGACTGGTAAACCGGACGACTTTGAACGTATACCTCTAGGGGGTGTTGTCAAATTCGCTAATCCCCAAGCCGCTTATGCATTCGATTTGGCTGGACCTGATAGTCATCATTTAGGAATCATTGCCCCACCGCCCTTCAGCAGTGCGTGGGAGGCAAGTGAGATGGCTGAACTTTATTGGCAGGCACTTACCCGTGATGTTCCTTTTGCAGACTACGGCACCAATACGCTTACCATAATGGCTGCCTCTGATTTATCTGCATTTTCAAAATTTAAAGGACCTAAAGTTAGCGGAGTAGTTACTACCGATACTTTATTCCGCGGAAATACGCCTGGTGATCTAATTGGTCCATATATTTCTCAGTTTCTATGGAAGGACATTCCTTTTGGAGCCACAACCATTGTCCAACGATATCGTACGACAGTAGCTGATGACGATCACATGACTTCATATGAGGACTGGTTAAACATTCAGAACGGATTATCTCCAGCTACGAAGAATGTATTCGATTCTACGCCTCGCTATATCCGCAACGGTCGCGATTTGGGTGAATGGGTTCATTGGGATTTTACCTACCAAGGGCTCCTTGCTACTTGTTTAATCCTGCTTAGTTTTGGAGGTGCAGCTCTTGATCGAGCCAATCCTTACTTACTTTCACGAACCCAAGGCGGATTTATCACTTTTGGCGCACCACATATTCTGGACTTGGTAGCTAGAGCAGCACGGACAGCGTTAGAAGCCGCCTGGTTCCAAAAATTTCTCATCCATCGCCGGCTTCGCCCCGAAGAGTTTGGAGGGCACGTTCACAACCATTTGACAGGCGCTGCCAGCTATCCTATCAACACAGAACTGCTTCATTCACAAGCGGTTTCCCAAGTCTTCAACAAATTTGGCACCTACCTCTTACCTATGGCCTATCCGGAAGGATGCCCTACTCACCCAGCCTACCCTTCTGGTCATGCCTGTATTGCAGGCGCAGCCGTCACTATGCTAAAAGCATTTTTTGACGAATTGTTTGTTATCCCCAATCCGGTTGTAGCCTGTTCTAATGGTCTCTCATTGCTTCCTTACTCAGATTCTTCTTTAACGATAGGCGGGGAATTGAACAAACTCGCCGCTAATATCGCCCTTGGTCGGGATACCGCTGGTGTTCACTGGCGTTCTGACGGAATCGAGGGTCTAAAGCTAGGTGAAAAAGTCGCTATCGGAATCCTTCAGGATTATAAGTCAACCTTCAATGAGGATTTTGACGGCTTCTCTCTCACCAAATTTAATGGGACTACGATAAAAATTAAATAG
- a CDS encoding ABC transporter permease, with product MHNVWTVVRFTLRTKMMTKAFIVTTIILALIISLGVNLPYIISLFSSNEPTSIGLVQGKATSIEKSLEQYFAKQEKTSFKIVPYKDASEAKLNKEVEAGKIDGYLTLEEEKAGAFPKIVYHGEEELGMEEESALTHAFTLIKTEWLVKDSLTTEQIAELSQPVSVDSKLIAKAGETKEKNPVSIIVVMVLIILFFMSNTMTSNMIAAEVTQEKSSRIMEILITSVSPLAQMFGKIIGMFLLGLLQIAVFLAVVVLNLLLPHNTAPLKSLNFDFTMIDWSVVGGGLVLYVLGYFLYATLSAAVGSIVSRTEDLSQAIMPITMLSMAAFYIAIFSISTPNSILVKVASYIPFFTPTSMLLRIGAGNPAWWEFWIGVLIMIVSIVFFGWLSAKIYRTGVLMYGKRPSLKEIRKAMKAYKI from the coding sequence ATGCATAATGTATGGACGGTTGTCAGATTTACGCTACGCACGAAGATGATGACAAAAGCATTCATCGTAACGACAATTATTTTAGCGCTTATCATTAGTCTAGGTGTAAATTTGCCTTATATCATATCATTATTTTCCAGTAATGAACCGACATCCATCGGTCTTGTGCAAGGAAAGGCTACGAGCATTGAGAAATCGCTAGAGCAATATTTTGCGAAGCAAGAGAAAACGAGCTTTAAGATCGTTCCGTATAAGGATGCTTCCGAAGCCAAGCTGAACAAGGAAGTGGAAGCTGGCAAGATTGACGGCTATTTGACATTGGAAGAAGAGAAGGCTGGAGCATTTCCGAAGATTGTATATCATGGGGAAGAGGAGCTCGGAATGGAGGAAGAATCGGCACTGACCCATGCCTTTACGCTGATTAAGACGGAGTGGCTTGTCAAGGATTCGCTTACAACAGAGCAAATCGCCGAGCTGAGCCAGCCGGTATCCGTCGATTCAAAGTTGATTGCGAAGGCGGGGGAAACAAAGGAAAAGAACCCGGTCTCCATTATTGTTGTCATGGTTCTTATCATACTGTTCTTTATGTCAAATACGATGACCAGCAATATGATTGCTGCAGAGGTAACGCAGGAGAAGAGTTCGCGTATTATGGAAATTCTTATTACGAGCGTGTCACCGCTCGCTCAGATGTTCGGCAAGATTATTGGCATGTTCCTGCTTGGGCTATTACAGATTGCAGTCTTCCTTGCCGTCGTTGTTCTGAATTTGCTGCTACCGCATAATACGGCACCGCTTAAGTCGCTGAACTTCGACTTCACTATGATCGATTGGTCAGTTGTCGGCGGTGGATTGGTACTGTACGTACTGGGATATTTCCTCTATGCAACATTGTCCGCTGCCGTGGGCTCCATTGTGAGCCGGACCGAGGATTTGTCGCAAGCGATTATGCCGATTACGATGCTGTCGATGGCCGCTTTCTATATCGCGATCTTCAGCATTTCCACACCGAATTCGATACTGGTAAAAGTAGCTTCATATATCCCGTTCTTTACACCGACATCGATGCTGCTGCGCATTGGAGCAGGCAATCCGGCTTGGTGGGAGTTCTGGATCGGGGTGCTTATCATGATCGTATCTATCGTATTTTTTGGTTGGTTATCCGCAAAAATTTACCGTACTGGTGTGCTTATGTATGGTAAGCGCCCATCGTTGAAGGAAATTCGCAAAGCAATGAAGGCGTACAAGATTTAA
- a CDS encoding ABC transporter ATP-binding protein, giving the protein MKPLQLQDVVKQYGDKTAVNSLSFEVEEGEIYGLLGANGAGKTTTMRMVLGLIYPDGGSIHYSGKPFHDGLSRILGYLPEERGMYPKIKVSEQVVYLAQLRGMSRKEADSNLKYWLERFNVPENYNKKIEELSKGNQQKIGFIASIVHKPKLLILDEAFSGLDPVNVELLKETVKELRDQGTSILFSTHRMEHVEELCRNLTILQKGNAVLQGSLRELKSRYPREHIILRTSGPVEGLQNMAGVSDVKRTDDGYRLRITDESVAQAILHVAMTQTNVQQFELKEPTLNEIFIKAVGGESNA; this is encoded by the coding sequence ATGAAGCCGTTGCAGTTACAAGATGTCGTGAAGCAGTACGGTGATAAGACCGCCGTTAATAGTCTGAGCTTTGAAGTAGAGGAAGGGGAAATTTACGGGCTACTTGGAGCGAATGGTGCCGGAAAAACGACGACGATGCGAATGGTACTTGGACTCATCTATCCTGATGGGGGAAGCATCCACTATAGTGGCAAGCCGTTCCATGACGGGTTGTCCCGTATTCTCGGCTATTTGCCGGAAGAGCGGGGGATGTATCCGAAGATTAAAGTAAGCGAACAGGTTGTCTATCTGGCCCAGTTGCGTGGGATGTCACGCAAAGAAGCTGATAGCAATCTAAAGTATTGGCTGGAGAGGTTCAATGTACCGGAGAACTATAATAAGAAGATTGAGGAGCTGTCCAAAGGGAACCAGCAAAAAATCGGCTTTATCGCTTCTATCGTTCATAAGCCGAAGCTGCTTATTCTGGATGAGGCATTCAGTGGGCTTGACCCCGTGAACGTAGAGCTCCTGAAGGAGACGGTCAAGGAGCTACGTGACCAAGGCACGAGCATCCTCTTCTCGACGCACCGGATGGAGCATGTTGAGGAATTATGCCGTAACCTTACCATTTTGCAAAAAGGGAACGCGGTTCTGCAAGGCTCGCTACGAGAGCTGAAGTCGCGTTATCCGCGTGAGCATATCATCCTGCGCACAAGTGGACCGGTGGAAGGGCTTCAGAACATGGCCGGCGTTAGCGATGTGAAGCGTACGGATGACGGCTATCGGTTACGTATCACGGATGAATCGGTTGCTCAGGCCATTCTGCATGTGGCAATGACACAGACAAACGTACAGCAGTTTGAATTGAAGGAGCCGACATTGAACGAAATTTTTATCAAGGCGGTTGGGGGTGAGTCAAATGCATAA